A single Thermoleophilia bacterium DNA region contains:
- a CDS encoding ABC transporter ATP-binding protein — protein sequence MSDVVLSVRDLRVELESTGADIDAELSFTIRSGEVLGLVGESASGKTTAATALLVHERRGAVVAGGEITIAGRDILSLSSAELRKMRGSVVSYVPQDPSMSLNPALRIGTQLLEILEVHDFGASDGERQARVREMMDEVLLPNDKAFLRRYPHQLSGGQQQRVAVAMAFACRPALIVLDEPTTGLDVTTQAHVLRTVRELAQTYSVAALYVTHDLAVVANLADRIAVMYAGRLVEVGPKETIFARASHPYTRRLIASVPDLYGKHSLRGIPGRAPLPGRRPQGCAFAERCDYVEDRCRESFPPYDGPNPDHRVRCWRWREVGTMGGGAAASLRQLKPADSTEAAVVRVRAVTAFYGTNEVLHGVDLDVRSGSCLALVGESGSGKTTIARCIAGIHPGRIDGEITLGGRALERDARRRPTADRQAIQYIFQSPYGSLNPRRSIAQILAPPLHTFFKLSRREAEQRMVEALEMVSLDSSLLNVYPDQLSGGERQRVAIARALAAKPDVLICDEVTSSLDVSVQASIIELLVELIQETGVAMLFVTHHLPLVRSLAQEVVVMNQGEIVESGPTDAVLANPQADYTKNLLADTPDVIRATV from the coding sequence GTGAGCGACGTCGTACTCTCGGTGCGGGACTTACGCGTCGAGCTCGAGTCCACCGGCGCTGACATCGACGCCGAACTCTCGTTCACGATTCGTAGCGGCGAGGTGCTCGGCCTTGTCGGCGAGTCGGCCTCGGGGAAGACGACGGCCGCCACGGCTCTGCTCGTGCACGAGCGCCGCGGCGCGGTGGTGGCCGGCGGCGAGATCACCATCGCCGGCCGTGACATCCTCTCGTTGAGCTCAGCCGAGTTGCGCAAGATGCGCGGCAGCGTCGTCTCGTACGTGCCGCAGGACCCGTCGATGTCGCTGAATCCGGCGCTGCGCATCGGCACGCAGCTCCTTGAGATCCTCGAGGTGCACGACTTTGGCGCCTCGGACGGTGAACGCCAGGCGCGCGTGCGCGAGATGATGGACGAAGTCCTCCTGCCGAACGACAAAGCCTTCCTGCGTCGCTACCCGCACCAGCTCTCCGGCGGTCAGCAGCAGCGGGTGGCTGTCGCCATGGCGTTTGCTTGCCGGCCGGCGCTGATCGTCCTCGACGAACCGACCACCGGCCTCGATGTGACGACGCAGGCGCATGTGCTGCGCACGGTACGCGAGCTTGCGCAGACGTACAGCGTGGCCGCGCTCTATGTGACGCACGATCTCGCCGTGGTCGCCAACCTCGCCGATCGCATCGCCGTGATGTACGCGGGGCGGTTGGTGGAAGTCGGGCCCAAAGAGACGATCTTCGCGCGCGCTTCACACCCCTACACGCGTCGTCTCATCGCCTCAGTGCCCGACCTCTACGGCAAGCACTCCTTGCGCGGAATTCCCGGACGGGCGCCGCTCCCGGGCCGGCGACCGCAGGGTTGCGCGTTTGCCGAGCGCTGTGACTACGTCGAAGATCGCTGTCGCGAAAGCTTCCCGCCGTACGACGGGCCGAATCCGGACCATCGTGTGCGCTGCTGGCGCTGGCGCGAGGTCGGGACCATGGGCGGCGGCGCGGCCGCCTCGCTGCGTCAGTTGAAGCCTGCCGATTCGACAGAGGCGGCAGTGGTGCGGGTACGCGCGGTGACGGCGTTCTACGGCACGAACGAGGTGCTGCACGGCGTCGACCTCGACGTGCGCTCCGGGAGCTGCCTGGCACTGGTTGGGGAATCCGGCAGCGGCAAGACGACCATCGCGCGCTGCATCGCCGGCATCCACCCGGGGCGTATCGACGGCGAGATCACCTTGGGTGGCCGCGCCCTCGAACGCGACGCGCGCCGGCGGCCGACCGCCGACAGGCAGGCGATTCAGTACATCTTCCAGAGCCCGTACGGCTCGTTGAATCCGCGGCGCTCGATCGCTCAGATACTGGCGCCGCCACTGCATACCTTCTTCAAGCTCAGCCGTCGCGAGGCTGAGCAGCGCATGGTCGAGGCACTGGAGATGGTCTCGCTCGACAGCTCGCTGCTCAACGTGTATCCGGATCAGTTGAGTGGCGGCGAGCGCCAGCGCGTGGCTATTGCGCGAGCGCTCGCCGCCAAGCCGGACGTGCTCATCTGTGACGAGGTGACGTCGTCGCTCGATGTCTCGGTGCAAGCCTCGATCATCGAGCTGCTCGTCGAGCTCATCCAGGAGACGGGCGTGGCGATGCTCTTCGTGACCCACCACCTGCCGCTCGTGCGCAGTCTGGCGCAGGAGGTGGTCGTCATGAACCAAGGCGAGATCGTCGAATCCGGGCCGACCGACGCCGTTCTCGCCAATCCGCAGGCCGACTACACCAAGAACCTGCTCGCCGACACGCCGGACGTCATTCGCGCCACTGTGTAG
- a CDS encoding ABC transporter permease, with the protein MSDGASSSVAILPEGPEVSRLPVRRRRRREWVETAKMAWGLRRTKIGVIGFFLILGIAVFGPLAAPYSPTQFVGQTFELPSATAWLGTDSLGRDVLSRVLWGGRTVFSLALSATVVGMTLGILLGMFAGYSRRSVDDVVMRLLDVIMAFPHIVFVLLIVAAVGSQPYLIALAVAIGHAPRVARVARGATLEVVGRDFILASEALGVPKWKIMLTEIFPNITSPMFVEFGLRLAYSIGTIAALSFLGFGLQPPAADWGLMINENHIGIAIQPYSVAVPVLLIALLTIAVSLVSDGLARAIIGIDRKTGVSE; encoded by the coding sequence ATGAGCGACGGCGCGAGCTCATCGGTCGCCATTCTGCCGGAAGGGCCGGAGGTCTCGCGGCTGCCGGTGCGTCGGCGTCGGCGGCGCGAATGGGTCGAGACGGCCAAGATGGCGTGGGGCTTGCGGCGCACGAAGATCGGCGTGATCGGGTTCTTCTTGATCCTCGGCATCGCGGTCTTTGGGCCGCTGGCGGCGCCGTACTCGCCCACGCAGTTCGTGGGCCAGACGTTTGAGCTGCCGAGCGCTACGGCGTGGCTCGGCACCGACTCGCTGGGGCGCGATGTCCTCTCGCGAGTGCTCTGGGGCGGACGGACCGTCTTCAGTCTGGCGCTCTCCGCCACGGTCGTCGGGATGACTCTGGGCATTCTCCTCGGCATGTTTGCCGGTTACAGCCGCAGGTCCGTCGACGACGTCGTCATGCGCCTTCTCGACGTCATCATGGCCTTCCCGCACATCGTCTTCGTGCTGCTCATCGTCGCCGCGGTGGGGTCGCAGCCGTATCTCATCGCTTTGGCGGTGGCGATCGGACACGCGCCGCGCGTGGCTCGCGTGGCGCGCGGCGCAACGCTTGAAGTCGTCGGTCGTGACTTCATCCTCGCTTCGGAGGCGCTCGGGGTGCCCAAGTGGAAGATCATGCTCACGGAGATCTTCCCCAACATCACGAGCCCGATGTTTGTCGAGTTCGGGCTCCGATTGGCGTACTCGATCGGCACGATTGCGGCCCTGAGCTTCCTCGGTTTCGGTCTTCAGCCTCCGGCCGCCGACTGGGGGCTCATGATCAACGAGAACCACATCGGCATCGCCATCCAACCGTACTCGGTGGCCGTGCCGGTGCTCTTGATCGCGCTCCTCACAATCGCCGTGAGCTTGGTCTCCGACGGCTTGGCTCGGGCGATTATCGGTATCGATCGCAAGACCGGTGTGAGCGAGTGA
- a CDS encoding ABC transporter permease, whose protein sequence is MRVPLAKLIAWRIVLGFVTLLLVSAVIFLATNALPGDPARAILGTRATPQALAELREQLGLDRPLVTRYFSWLGATVQGDLGSSLAGMKRPVSDVIGRRLYNSAILVVLAALVSVPISMGIGAYTALKRDTKLDGGVTLGTLTLSAMPEFVIGIAAILLLSTQVLHLLPATARLDQYTPLSQQLDKFVLPVLTLTLAVLPYIVRMMRASTIEVLESEYVSMARLKGVPEPLVMRRHTVPNAVVPAIQGTAMQLAWLAGGIVVVEYLFAYPGIGSALVEAVANRDYPVIQALALIMAATYVFLNLAADILTILITPRLRTGLR, encoded by the coding sequence GTGCGCGTGCCGCTAGCGAAGCTCATCGCTTGGCGCATCGTGCTCGGGTTCGTCACGCTGCTTCTCGTGTCGGCGGTGATCTTCCTGGCGACCAACGCACTGCCGGGAGATCCCGCGCGGGCGATCCTTGGTACCCGCGCGACGCCGCAGGCTCTGGCGGAGCTGCGCGAGCAACTCGGCCTCGACCGGCCGCTGGTGACGCGCTACTTCTCGTGGCTTGGCGCCACGGTGCAGGGTGACCTCGGATCATCTCTGGCGGGCATGAAGCGCCCGGTCAGCGACGTGATCGGCCGGCGGCTGTACAACTCGGCCATTCTCGTGGTGCTGGCGGCGCTGGTGAGTGTGCCGATCTCCATGGGCATCGGTGCCTACACGGCGCTCAAACGCGACACCAAGCTCGACGGAGGCGTTACGCTGGGTACGCTGACGCTGTCGGCGATGCCGGAGTTCGTCATCGGCATCGCCGCGATCCTTCTCCTCTCGACGCAGGTGCTGCACCTGCTGCCGGCCACGGCGCGCCTCGATCAGTACACACCGCTCTCGCAGCAGCTCGACAAGTTCGTGCTGCCGGTGCTGACGCTGACGCTGGCCGTCCTGCCCTACATCGTGCGCATGATGCGCGCCTCGACGATCGAAGTGCTGGAGAGTGAGTACGTCTCCATGGCGCGTCTCAAGGGTGTGCCGGAGCCACTGGTAATGCGCCGGCACACGGTGCCCAACGCGGTTGTGCCGGCGATTCAAGGGACCGCGATGCAGCTTGCCTGGCTCGCCGGCGGCATCGTCGTGGTCGAGTACCTCTTCGCGTATCCGGGCATCGGCAGCGCGCTCGTCGAAGCTGTCGCCAACCGCGACTACCCGGTGATCCAGGCGCTGGCGCTCATCATGGCGGCGACCTACGTATTCTTGAATCTGGCCGCCGACATTCTGACCATTCTCATCACGCCGCGACTGCGGACGGGCCTGCGATGA
- a CDS encoding ABC transporter substrate-binding protein — MADHGDSNQWFIREITRRPFTRRDFLKGATILGAGAAMAPVLSACGSSSPASSPSAAASPTMGGRLRIGVIGGSERDVVNPMQGMTQPDNLRGRQLFEHLFEYDHEFKLQPALALSAEGNSNAKKWVVKLRPDVLWHNGKPFTAQDVVATFRMITDPKYPNVAAESFADLDRTQLKAVDDLTVQFVLKQPNADFMNSLAFIHAVILPQDYNEKKPVGTGPFTYGDFTPGDRSIFPAFKDYWGTGPYVDEVETIDYADVTAMVNALQGGELDAASDLPAAQVKLVEAAGFKTLTSETGKWNYIFWNTQVKPWTDERVRQAMRLIMDRQQMVDLALEGYGRVGNDMWGIVDPVYPTDFPQRTQDIEQAKSLLKQAGYDNDLTFELLTADVGTGHVQAAQVFAEQAKSAGVTVNIKKLDVGTLWGDKYLTWPNGPGWYSARPYLTQARFCKSWNEPHWEEPGYWERIDEAYATIDETKRNELIRESFKVDYDIGPWDVWAWVNQVDAYTTQVQGMVPDASGIPFNAGFVNELWLA; from the coding sequence GTGGCTGATCATGGGGATTCCAACCAGTGGTTCATTCGTGAGATAACACGGCGCCCGTTCACGCGTCGCGACTTCCTCAAGGGCGCGACGATCTTGGGCGCCGGGGCGGCGATGGCGCCGGTGTTGTCGGCCTGCGGCTCCAGCTCGCCGGCGAGCTCGCCCAGCGCGGCCGCCTCGCCGACGATGGGCGGCCGCCTGCGCATCGGCGTCATCGGCGGCTCCGAACGCGATGTCGTCAACCCGATGCAAGGCATGACGCAGCCCGACAACCTGCGTGGCCGGCAGCTCTTCGAGCACCTCTTCGAGTACGATCATGAGTTCAAGCTCCAACCCGCTCTGGCGCTCTCCGCGGAAGGCAACTCGAACGCGAAGAAGTGGGTCGTGAAGCTGCGTCCGGACGTGCTGTGGCACAACGGGAAGCCGTTTACCGCCCAGGATGTGGTCGCCACGTTCCGCATGATCACCGACCCGAAGTACCCCAACGTCGCTGCGGAGAGCTTCGCCGACTTGGACCGCACTCAGCTCAAGGCGGTGGACGATCTCACCGTGCAGTTCGTGCTCAAGCAGCCGAACGCCGACTTCATGAACAGCCTGGCGTTCATTCATGCGGTCATCCTGCCGCAGGACTACAACGAGAAGAAGCCGGTCGGCACGGGTCCGTTCACCTACGGTGACTTCACACCCGGCGATCGCAGCATCTTCCCGGCGTTCAAGGACTACTGGGGCACCGGTCCGTATGTGGACGAGGTCGAGACTATCGACTACGCCGACGTCACGGCTATGGTCAACGCGCTGCAGGGCGGCGAGCTCGACGCGGCTTCCGACCTTCCGGCCGCGCAGGTGAAGCTGGTCGAGGCGGCAGGCTTCAAGACGCTCACGTCCGAGACGGGCAAGTGGAACTACATCTTCTGGAATACGCAGGTCAAGCCGTGGACGGACGAGCGCGTGCGGCAGGCGATGCGCCTCATCATGGATCGTCAGCAGATGGTCGACCTGGCGCTCGAGGGCTACGGCCGTGTCGGCAACGACATGTGGGGCATCGTCGATCCGGTGTATCCCACCGACTTCCCGCAGCGTACGCAGGACATTGAGCAGGCCAAGTCGCTGCTCAAGCAGGCCGGGTACGACAACGACCTCACCTTTGAGCTGCTCACGGCCGACGTCGGGACTGGTCATGTGCAGGCTGCGCAGGTCTTCGCCGAGCAGGCCAAGTCGGCCGGAGTGACCGTTAACATCAAGAAGCTCGATGTAGGTACACTGTGGGGCGACAAGTACCTCACCTGGCCGAATGGTCCGGGCTGGTACTCCGCACGGCCCTACCTCACGCAAGCTCGTTTCTGTAAGTCGTGGAACGAGCCTCACTGGGAAGAGCCCGGCTACTGGGAGCGCATCGACGAGGCGTACGCTACGATCGACGAGACGAAGCGCAACGAGCTTATCCGCGAGAGCTTCAAGGTCGACTACGACATCGGACCATGGGATGTTTGGGCGTGGGTCAATCAGGTCGATGCCTATACGACGCAGGTGCAGGGCATGGTGCCCGACGCCAGCGGCATCCCGTTCAACGCCGGGTTCGTCAACGAGCTTTGGCTGGCCTAG
- a CDS encoding uroporphyrinogen decarboxylase family protein: MPETMTHYERMRAVWNCEQPDRVPYMPMTVYFVARQGGLTIKEFFTEPEKFLQACRDGLDFIGDAQHPALNTVDHMWMLGHAGWDMTTLDWRIWDEFPPKGNLPSIYEKVLIQDYDDVMARGFSTIMFSTELKNGIHERSIDDFLYYQFEHIKVWSGVWRRFYAETGIPILIGGRAEHPLDLLQSYRGINQLVMDMYTMPDKLLEFMDWLADYEVMQASHEALNMGAGELPGAENIFFYNGAPPGMPPDLYKKLYIPIAKKMIDAWVARGFNVWCHWDNDLTPHLESILTLADGLPKGRLLFDLEKTDMKRAKEVLGGTCGICGNVPSTLMVYGSPDEVDAYCKKLIEDCAPGGGFVLGAECETPWDSKRENVVAMKQAAAKYGMY; this comes from the coding sequence ATGCCTGAGACGATGACGCACTACGAGCGGATGCGCGCCGTCTGGAACTGCGAGCAGCCAGACCGCGTGCCCTACATGCCGATGACCGTGTACTTCGTCGCCCGTCAGGGCGGCCTCACGATCAAGGAGTTCTTCACCGAGCCGGAGAAGTTCCTGCAGGCCTGTCGCGACGGCCTCGACTTCATCGGCGACGCTCAACACCCCGCCCTCAACACCGTCGATCACATGTGGATGCTTGGGCACGCGGGCTGGGACATGACCACTCTCGACTGGCGCATCTGGGACGAGTTTCCACCCAAGGGCAACCTGCCGAGCATCTACGAGAAGGTGCTCATTCAGGATTACGACGATGTCATGGCGCGCGGCTTCTCGACGATCATGTTCTCGACCGAGCTCAAGAACGGCATCCACGAGCGCAGCATCGACGACTTCCTCTACTACCAGTTCGAGCACATCAAGGTATGGTCAGGTGTCTGGCGGCGCTTCTACGCGGAGACCGGCATTCCGATTCTGATCGGCGGTCGCGCCGAACATCCGCTGGACCTGCTGCAGTCGTATCGCGGCATCAACCAGCTCGTTATGGACATGTACACCATGCCGGACAAGCTTCTCGAGTTCATGGACTGGCTGGCCGACTACGAGGTGATGCAGGCGTCGCACGAGGCGCTGAACATGGGCGCCGGCGAACTGCCCGGGGCCGAGAACATCTTCTTCTACAACGGCGCTCCGCCCGGTATGCCGCCGGATCTGTACAAGAAGCTGTACATCCCGATCGCCAAGAAGATGATCGACGCGTGGGTGGCACGCGGCTTCAACGTTTGGTGTCACTGGGACAACGATCTCACCCCGCACCTCGAATCGATCCTCACGCTGGCGGACGGTTTGCCCAAGGGGCGCCTGCTTTTCGACCTCGAGAAGACGGACATGAAGAGGGCCAAGGAGGTCCTGGGTGGTACCTGTGGGATCTGCGGCAACGTGCCGTCGACGCTCATGGTTTACGGATCGCCAGACGAGGTCGACGCCTACTGCAAGAAGCTGATCGAGGATTGCGCCCCCGGCGGCGGCTTCGTTCTCGGCGCCGAGTGCGAGACGCCTTGGGACTCCAAGCGCGAGAACGTGGTGGCGATGAAGCAGGCGGCAGCGAAGTACGGGATGTACTGA
- a CDS encoding cobalamin-dependent protein (Presence of a B(12) (cobalamin)-binding domain implies dependence on cobalamin itself, in one of its several forms, or in some unusual lineages, dependence on a cobalamin-like analog.) — MGAVSDAIAALDGDKTRSIVAAELDAGRDPMELIDEARLGLQEVGDKFDRGEYFLIELIRAAQVFGEAAQLINPKLQEMYGSGESRGKVLLGTVAGDIHDLGKSIVKVLLEARGVEVMDLGVDVPADRFIAAAQEFDPDVVGMSALLTAAIPQFKATIEALDDAGVRSDLKVVVGGGTVIDLSAADLGADHVALDANEGVERMLEWLDASTTAAAN, encoded by the coding sequence ATGGGCGCGGTAAGCGATGCCATCGCCGCTCTCGACGGCGACAAGACACGGAGCATCGTCGCGGCGGAGCTGGACGCCGGCCGCGACCCCATGGAGCTCATCGACGAGGCGCGCCTCGGTCTGCAGGAGGTCGGCGACAAGTTCGATCGCGGCGAGTACTTTCTCATCGAACTCATTCGCGCGGCCCAAGTCTTCGGTGAGGCCGCGCAGCTCATCAACCCCAAGCTGCAGGAGATGTACGGCAGCGGCGAGTCGCGCGGCAAGGTGCTGCTCGGCACGGTAGCCGGTGACATCCACGACTTGGGCAAGAGCATCGTCAAGGTGCTGCTCGAGGCACGCGGCGTCGAGGTCATGGACCTCGGCGTGGACGTGCCGGCCGATCGCTTCATCGCCGCCGCTCAGGAGTTCGACCCGGACGTCGTCGGCATGTCGGCTCTGCTCACTGCCGCCATTCCTCAGTTCAAGGCGACCATCGAGGCGCTCGACGATGCCGGCGTGCGCAGCGATCTCAAGGTCGTCGTCGGCGGCGGTACGGTGATCGATCTGAGCGCCGCCGACCTGGGCGCCGACCACGTCGCCCTGGACGCCAACGAGGGCGTCGAGCGCATGCTCGAGTGGCTCGACGCATCCACGACGGCCGCGGCGAACTGA
- a CDS encoding TetR family transcriptional regulator C-terminal domain-containing protein, whose protein sequence is MTSPDTLPADVAAWTDEACRAWLWRLRFSADGATAECPSCGCRRRFHRLSSRPSYSCDVCGHQIAPTSGTLFAGSSTSLAQWFRAVLVVVAASEEGEVPSSRRLAAELGVGYGTARRMRARIEAALATAGAYGDAGNEDVRILRQVLAECSAGRPNWASSAGTMADEASRRLSGGGSSSATGHVNGSARVASRADGASGGRPRSATRERILAATCDVIVEKGMAAVRVSDIARAAGLSTAIIHYHFATKDDVLLEAVVWQNQQETERRAAIVAGPEPALERLWRFFEASMPPQGFARAEALIRYDLWGRAMREPAYRAALEPLRREWRRQIAVLLEEGVASGTVHTSDPLEEVLEELTAILDGYSLQYLLGYEWMTAERLWELLRLFVARRLGAPAA, encoded by the coding sequence ATGACATCGCCGGACACGCTGCCGGCCGATGTGGCCGCGTGGACCGACGAAGCCTGTCGCGCCTGGCTGTGGCGCCTGCGGTTCAGTGCCGACGGCGCTACAGCCGAGTGCCCGTCGTGCGGGTGCCGGCGCCGGTTTCATCGGCTCAGCAGCCGGCCGTCGTACAGTTGCGACGTCTGCGGGCACCAGATCGCGCCGACCAGCGGCACGCTCTTTGCCGGTTCGAGCACGTCGCTGGCACAGTGGTTTCGCGCCGTGCTCGTGGTCGTCGCGGCGAGCGAGGAAGGTGAGGTGCCGTCGTCGCGCCGCCTCGCTGCCGAGCTCGGGGTCGGCTACGGCACCGCGCGCCGCATGCGTGCCCGGATCGAGGCGGCGCTGGCGACCGCCGGCGCCTACGGCGATGCCGGCAACGAGGATGTCCGCATCCTGCGGCAGGTGCTGGCCGAATGCAGTGCCGGCCGGCCGAACTGGGCGTCGTCTGCCGGTACCATGGCGGACGAAGCGTCGCGGCGGCTCTCCGGGGGCGGATCGTCTTCCGCCACGGGGCACGTCAACGGCAGCGCCAGAGTTGCGTCGCGTGCGGACGGTGCGAGCGGCGGCCGCCCCCGTTCGGCGACGCGCGAACGCATTCTCGCCGCGACCTGCGACGTCATTGTCGAGAAGGGCATGGCGGCGGTTCGCGTCAGCGACATCGCTCGCGCCGCGGGCCTCTCGACGGCCATCATCCACTACCACTTCGCTACCAAAGACGACGTGCTGCTCGAGGCCGTCGTGTGGCAGAACCAGCAGGAGACCGAGCGTCGCGCAGCGATCGTAGCGGGTCCTGAACCTGCGCTCGAACGGCTCTGGCGCTTCTTTGAAGCATCGATGCCGCCGCAGGGATTCGCCCGTGCCGAGGCGCTCATTCGTTACGATCTCTGGGGTCGCGCGATGCGTGAGCCGGCATATCGCGCGGCTCTCGAGCCACTGCGTCGCGAGTGGCGTCGGCAGATCGCGGTGCTGCTGGAGGAGGGGGTCGCGAGCGGTACGGTACACACGAGCGACCCCCTCGAGGAAGTCCTCGAGGAACTCACAGCGATCCTTGACGGCTACTCGCTCCAGTATCTGCTCGGTTACGAATGGATGACCGCCGAGCGTCTCTGGGAGTTGCTGCGGCTGTTCGTGGCGCGGCGTTTGGGAGCTCCAGCGGCGTAG